In Nicotiana tabacum cultivar K326 chromosome 19, ASM71507v2, whole genome shotgun sequence, one DNA window encodes the following:
- the LOC107780009 gene encoding NDR1/HIN1-like protein 13 produces MATKPSGTTTTPTTTNKNPTVKNQTYKPNVIPYRPNRRHNRRRRCNCRRCFCLCCFWSVLIIFSILFLAAIAGAIFYVLYHPQLPSFAISSLKISQFNLTTTSDDTTKLTTKFNITLSTKNKNKKLIYTYDPIVLTAESTNQIVLGNGIFPGFISIPNNVTNIHSTLSMVSQDLDVDSVSTLKSELKRKNGLPVKILLDTKMVVQMDKLKSKKVGIRVTCDNIHGLIPKGKIPTVASITNAKCKFDLRIKILRWTF; encoded by the coding sequence ATGGCAACCAAACCTAGTGGCACCACCACAACTCCCACCACTACCAACAAAAACCCCACCGTGAAAAACCAAACATACAAGCCAAACGTCATCCCTTACCGACCAAACCGTCGACACAACCGCCGTCGTCGTTGCAACTGTCGTAGATGTTTCTGTTTATGTTGTTTTTGGTCTGTACTCATCATTTTCTCCATTCTTTTTCTTGCTGCTATTGCTGGTGCTATTTTCTACGTCCTTTACCACCCTCAACTCCCTTCGTTCGCCATTTCCTCTCTCAAAATCTCGCAATTTAACCTCACTACAACTTCTGACGACACTACAAAACTCACCACTAAATTCAACATCACTCTCTCTacgaaaaataaaaacaagaaacttATTTACACTTATGATCCAATTGTTCTAACAGCAGAATCAACAAACCAAATTGTTCTAGGAAATGGTATTTTTCCAGGATTTATTAGTATACCAAATAATGTTACTAATATACATTCAACATTGTCAATGGTGTCACAAGATCTTGATGTGGATTCAGTTTCAACTTTGAAGTCAGAGCTGAAGAGAAAAAATGGATTGCCAGTGAAGATATTGTTGGATACAAAAATGGTTGTGCAAATGGACAAATTGAAAAGTAAAAAAGTGGGAATTAGAGTAACGTGTGATAATATACATGGACTAATTCCTAAAGGGAAAATTCCAACCGTGGCTTCAATTACTAATGCTAAATGTAAGTTTGATTTGAGAATTAAGATCTTGAGATGGACTTTCTAG